The window AATATTTGTCTGGAGATATTTCTATATCAATTAGTGAAGCCATAACATACACTACACTCCATACGATATATAGTGTTAAGTTACGTAATATAATTCCTTTCAGAACAGTAAAATATCTAGGGATAATAGCTGATGCCGTCGTTGACCTGTCTAGGGAGGAGAAATTGGCTAAAGAAGTTGGAAGTGATTCTGGACTTCTATTTATCAATATAAGATCATCAATGAATCCTAAGAGTTATCAAATCATAGATAAAATAAGAAGAAGTCTCATAAACATAGAAACTGTCAGATATCCGGATAGCTTCGGACTAATATCTATAGTTACGTTAGACAAGGGGGAATTAACTAATTCCTTTGTATTTATTATACCTTAAGGTGGTAATGATGGATTGTAATAATATCTATAAAATACTAATTGACCTATGGGTCGGAGACTCAAAAGAAGCTGAAGATATGGCTAAGGAGTGCCTAAGTTCTCTAAGGGGCGATGTTGATAAGATCAGGAAAAATATTAAAGAGATCAAGCAACAAGTACAGGCTGATTTTCTTCTTCCTAAGGCTCTAAGAGATAAGGGTGTGAGTACGGAGGATATACTAAAAATCTCGATGTATGAACTTGCAAGGAGAGCTACTATATTCTCAGGTTCAAGTAAGGTAAAAAAGAACGAAATTCTGAAATATAGCCTCATAAATATGGAGGAAAAACTAATTCTTAAGGGAACATGTGAAAGATGTAAAGGTTATAGATATTCTGAACTCACGAACGGATTTCTAGTAGTTATGGACGATTTAATTTACGCTGAGTCACGATCTAAAGATGAGGACAGAATTGTAGGTGAGATAACTAAGATTTTATATAGCTTAAGTGAAAAATGATAAAAATTCAAAATCTTCAAAAAATTTTGTTCACACGAAAAGATTTCACTATGGTGTGTCCTTATAACATTTTTTAGTATACATTCAATACTTTACACTAAAATTGATTGAATTAAAATAGTGAACATACTATAGTGAAATCCTATGAATGGGAGAGTGTATATAGTTGGTGCTGGTCCTGGAGACCCAGAGCTCATAACTATAAAGGCATTAAACATACTGAAAAGTGCAGATGTTGTGCTATATGATAGGTTAGTTCCTGAATCGATACTGACTGGTTTGAAGTGTGAGTTAATATATGTTGGTAAAGAAATAGGAGACGCATACTTACAGGAAAAGATAAATCGTCTCCTTGTCGAGAAAGCCAAAGAAGGTAAAACCGTGGTTAGGTTGAAGGGAGGAGATCCTACAATTTTTGGTCGCGGAGAAGAGGAATGTATATATGTAGTGGAGAACGGGATAGAATGTGAAATAATTCCTGGAGTTACTAGTGCAATTGCAGTTCCAGAGACTGCAAAAATTCCAGTAACATCTAGATTAGCTTCACCATCCGTGAGTATTATAACCGCTACCAGATCTAACGGCGAGCTCATTACTTCTGATTATATTCCAAAAAAGGGAACTTTAGTTATATTGATGGGTATACATGTGATAGAGGAGCTATACGGAATACTGTTGTCGGTCAGAAATAAAGATGAACCTGTGGCAGTTATTGAAAAGGGAACACTGAAAGATCAACGAACCTTTTTAGGAAAACTGGAAGATCTGATAAATATTGTTAAGCAAAATGAAGTCAAAGCTCCCGCAATTATAGTTATAGGAGATGTAGTTTTGTTGAGAAATAAACTTCAAAAATGTTGAAATCGAAATTTAATTATGCAAAATGATCCAGTGTGTGGGATGGAAGTTAATGAAGATACTAAATATAAATTAAGTTACAAGGGAAAGACGTACTATTTTTGTAGCCCCTTATGTATGGCTGAATTTAAGAAAAGGCCAGAAAAATATATTCAGCATTAACAATTTCACGTAAAGTATTTAAGTCACTAAGGGTATTCAAATCTATGTATCCGCCTAAAATAGGTTATGTAATTCCAGAAAATATTGACGAAACATTTGACTTTCTAGAGGATCATGAAGACGCTCGACCATTAGCAGGAGGTCATAGTCTTATACCGGCATTGAAATTAAGGATAATTCGTCCGTCCTATTTAGTGGAAATCCGACGTTTTAAGGAGCTAAATTATGTTAAATTTGAAGGTGGTAAGTACAGAATAGGTGCACTTACAACCCACTATGATATTTCTAAAGCCGGCGTTCCTTTACTTAGTCAGGCAGCAACTAAGATAGCAGATCCACAGGTAAGAAATATGGGAACAATAGGGGGGAGTATATCTCACCTTGACCCTGCAGCTGATTATCCAGCCTCATTAATTGCAGCAGATGCAGAGGTTAAAATTAAAAGTAAGAAGGGAGAGAGGACTGTGAGTTTTAAGGATTTTGCAAAAGATATGTTTACGCCAGATTTGAATCCTGGAGAATTGGTTGTAGAAATACAATTGCCTGATCTAAGAAATTACAAGTATTCTTATGAGAAGTTAGAGAGAAGGGCTGGGGATTTTGCCATAGTGGGCGTAGCAGTTCTACTGAAGTTAAGTGGAGATGTTGTTGACGATGTTAGAATAGGCCTAACTGCTGTAAACAATGTAGCTGTAAGAGCTAAAGAAGCTGAAGATGAGCTTATTGGTAAGAGGCTATCTCAAGAGTTAATTGAGAAAGCCTCTAGTAGGGCAGTGGAGCGTGCAAACCCGAGCTCAGACATAAGAGGATCAGCTGAATATAAAAAGAAGATGGTTAAAGTTATGACAAAGAGAGCAATTATAAATGCATTAGGTGGTAAGATATGATCATAGTTGATAAAGATCAAAAAGCTAAAATAACTTTAAGGATAAATGGAGAAACCCATGAAGTAGAGGTAGAACCAAGGAGATTACTAGTTCATGTCCTAAGAGAATTGGGATATACTAGTGTTCATGTTGGATGTGACACGTCTAATTGCGGTGCCTGTACTGTAATAATGAATGGTAGATCAGTAAAATCATGTACAGTTCTTGGAATAGAAGCAAATGGAAGCGAAATAACTACTGTAGAAGGTCTAAGTAAAGATGGTAAGCTTCATCCAATACAAGAAGCCTTCTGGGAAAACCATGCTCTACAATGTGGTTATTGTACCCCTGGAATGATAATGGAATCTTACTGGTTACTTAAGGAGAAACCTAATCCTTCGGAAGAAGAAATAAGAGAAGGTATATCTGGTAATTTATGCAGATGCACGGGTTATCAAAACATCATAAAAGCAATTAAGGATGCTGCAGCAAGGTTAAATCAGCAGGCGTATCAACGTCTATAAGCACTTCTCTTCCACACTCAACCTCGCATATATTCTCCTTTTTTAACTCTCCTAAAATCATGCGAGCTCCGACATCTCCCTTTAAATTCATTATTTTCTCATAAAGCACCCTACTAAGTAGAACTGGATTCCCTCTAGTTCCTTTATGAACAGGAATTACGGCATAGCAGTTTTCCTTGAACTCTGATACTATCTTTTTAACTGTATTTTCTGTAATCAGTGGCATGTCACCCAATAGTACTAAAACTCCGTCGAAATCGAAAAAGAATCTCACACCGAGCTTAATTGATGACGATATTCCCTCTCTCCAATTAGGGTTATAAATCACAATTTCATTTGATAACACATCTAGTAGTTCCTTGTAATACTTACCCACTATAATTACTCTATCGAGAAACTTTACCGAATCAATTGTCTTTATTATTATTGGAGTATTATCGATTGTTGCTAATAATTTATTTCCTCCGAATCTCTTCCCCTCTCCTGCGGCTAGGATGATAGCACCGATTTTCATATATACTAGTACTTAGTATATCATTCTTATGAAGTTTGAAGGCGAACTTCAAGTTCCATTCCCATCAGATAAGTTATGGAGTTTTATTACAGACGTAGAGAAAGTAGCATCTTGCTTTCCTGGTCTAAAAAGCATTACAAAGACTGGCGAAAATACCTATGCAGTAGTAGGGACAGCCGGTATAGGTTTTATTAAGGGTGAGTATAAGGCTAATGTACAACTATCAAACATAGATCAGAATTCGAAGAGCCTGAATTTACTTGCAAAAGGTACTGGACTTAATAGTAACCTAGATATTACTGCATTAGTCCAGCTTTTAGAGTCTCCTGTAAGGCTAAAGTACTCTGCTGATGTAAAAGTTAGTGGAGTACTAGCATCAATAGGAGCTAGGCTAATGGATTCAGCATTAAATAAGCTCCTTAATGAGCTTTTTGAGTGTATAAAACTGAAGGCAGCAAATTAAAAAATCTTTAATCAAGTAAATCAATTACTATCCCAAGTCCTCTAGTTCTACCCTCTCTAAATACAAATATTTGGTCTTTTTCTATATATTCTGGTCTGTATAAGAAGGATAAAGTAACTTCTGCAGCATCACCACTCCTTAAGTATTTGGTAGAGATATTTTCAAATCTAATCGCTTGTCGTATTGTGTATAAATGCAGAGTTGCAACATAACCCTCTTTTATGGTCGTGGGATGATGTAACACCATAACTTTAGCCTTAAACTTCCTTGAAGATCTTACTTTACTATTATGATTAGTGAGAACCATGCCTTTTCTAAGTATATCCTTATCCAGTCCCTGTATAGCGAATGTTGCTATCGTTCCAGAAGATACGTTGTCCACGAATATTTTGTTCACCTGAATACTCTTGACTTTAACTTCCTTAAAGTCTCCTAGCCTTGTTGGACCTATGTAATAATTTCTATTTGTGGCAATCATTCCTCTTACAACAGATCCCAATACTACTGTACCTACTCCAGATACGTTATATATTTCATCTATATATACAAGTGGCTCTTCATTTTCATCCCTCTTATCGATCTTTTTGGGTGGCAACATGTTTAAGAACTTCATAAGTAGGTCAAGTCCTTCTCCTGTTACGTTAGAAACTTTAAATATAGGTACTACTCTTTTAGTTTTCATTGCTAGTATAGAATTTAATAAGTCCTCTTCATTCTCTACCTCTATTACTAATCTGTTTATTCCAGGTATCTTTAGGATACTTTTGATATCATTTACTATTCCATTAGTCTTCTCTTTGCTATATTTATCAACCTTCGTGACTACTATAAATATTGGA is drawn from Sulfolobus acidocaldarius SUSAZ and contains these coding sequences:
- a CDS encoding elongation factor 1-alpha; the encoded protein is MKYPKESETGKIEYKLLIINDDETRLQSLATQMKYRLEEGGGEAFYIIGVGDNGEIIGIEKDQLDKSIVTIEKIASTINAKIVHKRIVEVKSRKFIAELLIRIFKERMPVQVNIAVMGHVNAGKSTLTGALILGKLDDGNGTLRALIARHMHEILSGRTSSVTLRLLGLDSNGNIINWTLRDPLDEAEITLKSSKIIRLIDLGGHERYLRTTLKGLLGYEVDYVMLVVGADDGLSAMGKEHLAVASILKFPIFIVVTKVDKYSKEKTNGIVNDIKSILKIPGINRLVIEVENEEDLLNSILAMKTKRVVPIFKVSNVTGEGLDLLMKFLNMLPPKKIDKRDENEEPLVYIDEIYNVSGVGTVVLGSVVRGMIATNRNYYIGPTRLGDFKEVKVKSIQVNKIFVDNVSSGTIATFAIQGLDKDILRKGMVLTNHNSKVRSSRKFKAKVMVLHHPTTIKEGYVATLHLYTIRQAIRFENISTKYLRSGDAAEVTLSFLYRPEYIEKDQIFVFREGRTRGLGIVIDLLD
- a CDS encoding carbon monoxide dehydrogenase gives rise to the protein MYPPKIGYVIPENIDETFDFLEDHEDARPLAGGHSLIPALKLRIIRPSYLVEIRRFKELNYVKFEGGKYRIGALTTHYDISKAGVPLLSQAATKIADPQVRNMGTIGGSISHLDPAADYPASLIAADAEVKIKSKKGERTVSFKDFAKDMFTPDLNPGELVVEIQLPDLRNYKYSYEKLERRAGDFAIVGVAVLLKLSGDVVDDVRIGLTAVNNVAVRAKEAEDELIGKRLSQELIEKASSRAVERANPSSDIRGSAEYKKKMVKVMTKRAIINALGGKI
- a CDS encoding carbon monoxide dehydrogenase, which produces MKFEGELQVPFPSDKLWSFITDVEKVASCFPGLKSITKTGENTYAVVGTAGIGFIKGEYKANVQLSNIDQNSKSLNLLAKGTGLNSNLDITALVQLLESPVRLKYSADVKVSGVLASIGARLMDSALNKLLNELFECIKLKAAN
- a CDS encoding 4-diphosphocytidyl-2C-methyl-D-erythritol kinase; translation: MKIGAIILAAGEGKRFGGNKLLATIDNTPIIIKTIDSVKFLDRVIIVGKYYKELLDVLSNEIVIYNPNWREGISSSIKLGVRFFFDFDGVLVLLGDMPLITENTVKKIVSEFKENCYAVIPVHKGTRGNPVLLSRVLYEKIMNLKGDVGARMILGELKKENICEVECGREVLIDVDTPADLTLLQHP
- a CDS encoding transcriptional regulator, with translation MQNDPVCGMEVNEDTKYKLSYKGKTYYFCSPLCMAEFKKRPEKYIQH
- a CDS encoding carbon monoxide dehydrogenase; this translates as MIIVDKDQKAKITLRINGETHEVEVEPRRLLVHVLRELGYTSVHVGCDTSNCGACTVIMNGRSVKSCTVLGIEANGSEITTVEGLSKDGKLHPIQEAFWENHALQCGYCTPGMIMESYWLLKEKPNPSEEEIREGISGNLCRCTGYQNIIKAIKDAAARLNQQAYQRL
- a CDS encoding uroporphyrin-III C-methyltransferase (catalyzes 2 sequential methylations, the formation of precorrin-1 and S-adenosyl-L-homocysteine from S-adenosyl-L-methionine and uroporphyrin III, and the formation of precorrin-2 and S-adenosyl-L-homocysteine from S-adenosyl-L-methionine and precorrin-1) — its product is MNGRVYIVGAGPGDPELITIKALNILKSADVVLYDRLVPESILTGLKCELIYVGKEIGDAYLQEKINRLLVEKAKEGKTVVRLKGGDPTIFGRGEEECIYVVENGIECEIIPGVTSAIAVPETAKIPVTSRLASPSVSIITATRSNGELITSDYIPKKGTLVILMGIHVIEELYGILLSVRNKDEPVAVIEKGTLKDQRTFLGKLEDLINIVKQNEVKAPAIIVIGDVVLLRNKLQKC